The Plectropomus leopardus isolate mb chromosome 2, YSFRI_Pleo_2.0, whole genome shotgun sequence genome has a window encoding:
- the LOC121951048 gene encoding acidic mammalian chitinase-like, with product MTRLLTALGVLLALHIASSSKLVCHMTNWSQYRPGAAKFTPDNIDPFLCTHVIYTLATINSFNQISPIEWNDEQQFVRLNNLKNTNPALKTLLSVGGTVNGVSPFIAMVARPEGRAAFIRSAISYLRTHNFDGLNLAWEYPGHNGSPVEDKKRFTLLVMELAKAFEDDAKDNRRTQLLLSANVASFLPTIQRAYEVKQISLHLDFINVMTYDFHGHWDLITGHNSPLYQSSVDSGSQIHHNINSSISYWLTLEAPAEKLLLGFPTYGRTFRLTSAASGLGAPANGPASEGPYTRTPGFWAHYEICDFLDSAVSKWIPEQRVPYATYGSSWLGFDDERSYSFKVEWMTGMNLGGAHVWTLDMDDFGGHFCSSGPYPLVNHLRLSMGFPPKPTTTPAPTTTRDPIADFCHGRPDGLYENPADKTTYFQCFQGNTYLHRCQPGLIYWDSCKCCNWP from the exons ATGACGAGACTCCTCACAG CTTTGGGCGTTCTGCTCGCTCTGCACATCG CCTCATCCAGTAAACTGGTGTGCCACATGACCAACTGGTCCCAGTACAGGCCTGGTGCAGCCAAATTCACCCCAGACAACATCGACCCCTTCCTGTGCACACACGTCATCTACACTCTGGCCACCATCAACAGCTTCAACCAGATCAGCCCCATCGAGTGGAACGATGAGCAGCAGTTCGTCAGACTCAACAACCTCAAGAACAC AAATCCTGCCTTGAAGACTCTACTGTCTGTCGGAGGGACAGTCAACGGAGTGAGCCC ATTCATTGCCATGGTTGCCAGGCCTGAGGGACGCGCTGCCTTCATCAGGTCGGCCATCAGCTACCTGCGCACCCATAACTTTGATGGGTTGAACCTGGCCTGGGAGTATCCTGGACACAATGGCAGCCCAGTGGAGGACAAGAAGAGGTTCACTCTGCTGGTCATG GAGCTGGCAAAGGCCTTTGAGGATGACGCCAAGGACAACAGGAGgactcagctgctgctctcagcCAACGTTGCCTCTTTCCTTCCCACAATCCAGAGAGCCTACGAGGTCAAACAGATTTCTCT gCACCTCGACTTCATCAACGTCATGACCTACGACTTCCACGGACACTGGGACTTAATCACTGGACACAACAGCCCACTGTACCAAAGCTCTGTGGACTCTGGCTCACAAATCCATCACAATATT AACTCCTCTATATCCTACTGGCTGACTCTGGAGGCTCCAGCTGAGAAGCTGCTGCTGGGTTTCCCTACCTACGGACGAACCTTCCGCCTTACCAGTGCTGCTTCCGGCCTGGGAGCTCCAGCTAACGGCCCCGCAAGTGAAGGACCCTACACTCGCACTCCTGGCTTCTGGGCCCACTATGAG ATCTGTGACTTCCTCGACAGTGCTGTCAGTAAATGGATCCCTGAACAGAGGGTTCCATATGCCACCTATGGAAGTTCCTGGCTCGGCTTTGATGATGAACGCAGCTATTCCTTTAAG GTCGAGTGGATGACTGGCATGAACTTGGGAGGTGCTCATGTGTGGACTTTGGATATGGATGACTTTGGTGGACACTTCTGCTCATCAGGCCCTTATCCTCTCGTAAACCACCTCAGGCTATCAATGG GCTTTCCCCCAAAGCCCACCACCACCCCagcccccaccaccaccagggATCCTATTGCAGACTTCTGCCACGGCCGCCCTGATGGCCTGTATGAGAACCCTGCTGATAAGACCACCTACTTCCAGTGCTTCCAGGGAAACACCTACCTGCACCGCTGCCAGCCCGGCCTCATCTACTGGGACTCCTGCAAATGCTGCAACTGGCCCTGA